A window of Candidatus Nitrospira allomarina genomic DNA:
CGCCAAATCCCCCAAAGTTACCGCCAAATCCCCCCTGTCCCGTTCCCCAATATTCTCCATTTTTCCAGCGTGGAAACGGATGACGCCGTTCTGGACGGGTGAACCGCCATAGCGCGTAAAACATCAGCACCACCACCGCGATATTCATCCAAAAAGCGGCCGATCGCTGAGGCTTTGGTTTCTCCTTTTCAAGAGTAGCCCGCGCAGCCAGTGTGGAAAGTGATACGGCTGACCGGTAGATATTGATCCCATACTCTCCGGACCGAAACATCGGACGCAAATGCTTGAGGGAAATTTCATCCAACTGTTGAGGAGTCACGACCGACAAAAGGTTCTTCCCGACGACCACCACCGCTTGGCGTTCTTTGACCGCCACCAGTAACAGGATGCCACGCTCCTGTTGCGCCGTCCCGATCCGCCAGGCTTCATAGAGGCGGGAGGCATACTCCTGGGCATGGGAAAGAGGACTGATACTCGGAAGGGTCACCACCAGCATTTCAACACCGGAAGAGGATTCAAGATCTTTGCACACTGATCGAATTTGTTTGTGCCATTCCTCGTCGAGCAAGTGGGCATAATCACTCACATACCCCAGCGGGGTTGGGAGATTTTGTTCCTTTGGAGTCATCCCCATGGAGAGTGCAGAGAAAGCCAGCACAAACATCAGAATGAACGGACCGACAAACCCTCTGTTAGACTTAGTCATACGCGGCTTTCCTGACGAACGGCCTGAACCCGTTTACACAAACCCTCCACAGTCTGAAGATACCGCTCATACACCTTGGTCCATTCAAGTGAACCCGGACTATTCATGCCCCGCTTCATCTGCAGTATTTCGAGAAGAACCGTTGGTTCAAACTGCAAGGCACGGGGAAGGCATTCAAGAATCTGGACGTCTTTTCCCTTTGAGGGTTGGCCTATGATCCACAGCATACCTCGCACACAAGAAAGAACGGAGGTAATAGAAAGCATCAGCAAAGCCCGGATCGCCTCGGCTCGTCCTTCTCCTTCGACAAACCGTTGCCGCATCCGAAACACATTCGCCAGGAGTTCATGCTCACATTGCCATCCCAACTGCTGACGATCAATGTGCCCGGCGCCGAACGGATCTTTGCCTGCCAAGCGCACATGATGCTCTTGCATTTGAAAATAGTCCAACGGGAACAGATCACGTGATTGAGACAAGTCCTCCTGAGTCATCAACAGCGGGGCGACGATTTGGTGCTTGCCCCATTTGCGATGTAATTGTCCTGCACGCTGGAGCCCGCTTACCGATAGCGCCCTGACCAGCACCAAAAAATTGAAATTGGATCGGCCGGCAATAAAATCTCCCCGGGCCGCGCTGCCATAGAGAAGAAGCCCTTCTAAATCAGCACCCCAATCCTTCTGAAGCTGTGTTAAAAATTGTTCGAGGGTTTCCCGCAGGTCTTCGGGAAGTTCGAGTGACGGGAACATTGATAACGACATAGGATACGAGCCAAATATTGGAAAAAGGATGAGTGACGAAGATGGACTCCAACGTTAATTACGCAGACCGTGCATGATCGGGAATCTGATGGGCCCGGGGATCCGGTAACAAGCCCGCAGCTTGAAACCGATCCATCCAACCAAAGGGTGAGGTGGTTCGAAGCCCGGCTGTTGCGGTCAACACTTGATATTGCAAACGCGGATTTTTATCCATCGTTGAGAAGACGCGGTCTCGCAACATTCCCAGAAGAGGATTTCCGGTATTCCAGAAAAAGACCTCTTCATCAGCCAGACGTTGCAGCATGGTGACCTGGGGACGCCGTTGCGTTTCAAATGCCTTAAGATTCGATGCCGACCAGTTTCCCGTTCGATGGCAATGTTCAAGAACCTCCGCGAGGGTAACCGCGTCCACCATCGCTTGCATCCGTCCCTGGGAGGCATGCGGATTCATCCCATGGGCGGCATCACCCATGACCACCGCCCCATCCTGAACCCAGGTTTTCGCCCGGACTCTTCCGGTTCCCATATAGGCTGTCTGGTTCCAATCCTGTAAGGAGTCAAAGACCGGGGCAAGTTCCGGCGCGATCGTTTTCCATTTTTCCCGAAGAGCTGGTACCCCATCGGCCTTGACCTGACTCAGGGAATCCGACGAAACCATATAAAAGGCATAGACTTTTTGACCGGCAGCGGGGAAAATTCCCAAAATTGATTTTTTCCCCACATAATACTGCGATTCCTCTAGGGATGTTGGTGATTCCAGCATGGCCACAAGATAACTGTCGAGATACCGATGAAGCGCGGTGGGAATGCCAAGGGCTCCCCGAACCTCCGAAAACGGTCCGTCTGCGCCAACCACCACCTGAGCCCCAATCGTCACCTGGCTGCCTCCAATGTCCGCCTTGACGCCTGTAATACCTTTGCCATTCCGCAGCAGAGAACGAAAGCATGCCCCATACCGAAGTCCCTCCGGATTCTCCCGCTTCAGTGCGTCCAGAATGGTGTGATGTACGACATGAGGCCACATCACTAAAGCCCGATTGAATGGCGGGGGCAACATCGCATAGTCAATGGTACAGAGTCGCGTTCCCCCACTTCGACGAAAATGAAAGAACCTGACCGGTTTATAGGCATGAACCGGCAACTGTTCTAATAAACCAAGCCGCTGAAGGATTTCCTGTCCATTGGGTTGAAGTATTTCTCCCCGCAAGCCCTGTGGGGGCCCAGCAGCCTGTTCCAGAACGATATTGGCAATCCCTTTTCGGGCTAACAGAAGCCCCAGGACCGCTCCCCCGCCACCGGCGCCTATGATCAGAACCTGTGTCTGTAGATCCATAGCTAACACCCTACGAATACACATTCGCTACCGACCGGGACACCCGGGCGGGCGAGAAGCTGCAATTCACAAACTCCGATTTTAGAAACCGACCATCCTCCGGCGGGAATGGAAAGATCAGGTTTCCGAGAAAATGGACTGAAAGTGATCGTCAGACTCTTCCCAGGCTGGCGGATAGGTACTGGACAACCATTGCCGAAGATACAATTTTTGCTCTGAGGACAACATGCTTTTGATTTGGTGGGTCCGTCCTTGAAGGGGCTGAAGAAATCCAACCCTTTTCTCGGGATCTAACGTGGCCGTTCGAACATACACCGTCGTATAGACAAGTGGCTTGGTCTCATCGCCATCCCCTTGGAGCCAGACGGAAATATATTTATCCATCTGTAAACCCGAACTATCCAGGGCCGGGTCCGTGTCATGAAACAACTCGTTTTCGGTCTGCTCCAGGGGCACCGCCCCTTCAGCGCGAAACAAAAAATTATGCTTCCACATGAAGAATTTCCTTTGGATTAACAATCAAACCAGGTATGATAGTGTCAAGCGGTTTACGACAATGTCAAGATAGATCATGCCATCATCATCAGATGGCTGTGTACCGGAATCATTCATGCAGGCTCCTCACGGAAAATCACTACAAGACTAGATTAAATCCTGCGGTTTTATTATTCTTACGCTGTCTAAAATTAGGATGGATGTGTGGCCTCGATACAGTAGGGTACCGGCAGGAACATCCCTCTCCCGTCACAGCACAGACGATCATCTGATATCCACTTTCTATACATGGAGGTTCCACGAGTGAAGACACAACCCAACTGGTTTATCATGGTGTGCATTGTCAGCCTGGGAGTCGTCGGATGTCAGGGGTCGGGGCAGACGGTGAATTTTAACCCCCATGCCTTCCCGTCCACGATGAAGGCCACGACCAACCCTCACGAAGATCTGACCATTGTAGTTGAACCGTTTCAGGATAAACGAGCGCAGAAAACTCGTCTGGGTTCCCGCACACATTTTTGGGGAGGTGCGACGCATTTTAATGTCTGGAATGGAAACCTCGGTGAAGGCATGGCGGATCTTGCCCTGGAATACCTCCAACAGGAGGGATGGCAGGCCTCGCGGACGACAACGTCTGAAACTCCCGCAGGAAGTGCTCCGGCCGATGTCACCCTGACAGGCGATATCTTGGTCATGGAGGCGAATGCAAAAACCGGCTTCGGCTTTACGGATATTGAGGTTAAAATACGTGTGGCCTTTGAAGCGAAAAATGCGGTGGATGGCAGCACCGTCCGGATGGTGCTCGGTGCGAATGGAACCGACAGCGTCGTCACATTCAATCCCAAGGATGTGGAGGAGCTCACTAATCATGTCGCCAAAGACTTGTTCAACCAATTATTTCTGGATCTGACAGTCAAAGATCGGGCGTTTCAATTAAAATCAGATAGATTATTATAAGATGACAGCTCTTTTGCCCTATCTCCCGTTGTGTCCTCTCCACATGGGGTGGAGACCGAACCATCATTGTCCTCAGGAGGTGAACCTCTACTAAACATCATGCAAGCCTCGACGGAGAAGGAACGGTCTCCGACTTCATCCTCAGAAGCGAACGTTCAAAGGTCTCATGGACTATTTATTTTTTTTACTGTCTTCATGGGTCGCTTCACTTGGAAAAGGAGTCGTTGATGGAAACTACTGGTACCGAACCCTCTGTCCCTCAAGCGAATATTTTGATTGTGGAGGACGAGGAAGGCCCGCGCGAGGCGTTAAAGGTCATTCTTTCTCCCTATTTCAATCTCTTTACGGTTGATCGGGCCGAAATCGCGCATCAAATTCTTAAAACCCACCCTATTGATCTCGTCACCCTCGATTTAAAACTCCCTGACCTGTCGGGAAACGACCTCCTTTCCCAGATTCGAAAAGACGGGAAGGATGTCGATGTCATCATCATCACCGGATATGGCACACTCCAATCTGCCATCGAAGCCATCCGACACGGGGTGGCCGCCTATATCCTCAAACCGTTCAATGTGGCTGAGTTGCTCGACACCATCAATAAAACGCTCGAGCGCCGCCGCCGATATTCCTCTCTGCAAGCAGCGCTTCAGGCATTTGGAAACCTTTGGGCATCAGGGATCGATGTCGAATCCGCCCTGGCCAATATTAAAACCCTCCTGGCCGCCAAGCATCCCGAGCTGGTTCAACATGGCAGCCGGGTAAATTTTTATGCGGCTCTGCTCATTGAACATCTCCAGTTAACCCCGGAGGAGCAGACGGCCATACAACTCGGGGCCTATCTCCATGACATCGGCAAAATCGGTCTTCATGATCACCTCATTGCCGGGATGCATTCCCCGACGGAACAAGACCAGGAACTGCTCAAATGCCATCCCACGATCGGAGGGAAAATGGTGAAGGGTCTCCCATTTCACCCCTGCGTCGAACAGATCATCCGCCATCACCATGAAAAATATGATGGGTCCGGCTATCCGGATGGATTGATCGGCGAACACATTCCCTTATCGGCACGCATTGTCGGCCTGGCTAATATTTTCGATCATTTTGTGACCGGCTATGGGCCCCGAACGGCGATGCCCGTACCGGAAGCCCGGGAAAAAATTCGTCAGGAAGCGGGAAAAAGCGTCGATCCGAATCTGGCTGATTTGTTTGCGAAAGTTGTCTGGTAGCGATATCACAGACTGGAGACACACGCGCCGATATGAGACGGCACCATTGAGACACCATGACTAAGAACCGTCAAAAGACTTCAAAAAAAATCAGCCCGGTACAGTCCGTCGAGAAATGGGAACAGGCGTTTGATGCCCTGACGGATCATGTCATGATCCTTGACAGCTCAGGGACGATTGTCTGGACCAATCGAGCCATTCGCGACCAGGTCCAACCGCACATCGGGCCATTAGTCGGACATCATTACCGTACCCCCTACTATGGAACGACCATTCCCAAAAATCCTCCGCCGTGGGAAACGGTGTTAGCAGGGGCATTGTCTGCGGTGGTGGAAACACAGTTCCCTACCATGCCTGGGGATTTTCTCGTCTCCTGCTATCCCCTCTTTGACTCGCAGGGTATCCAGTGGGGTGCCATTTCGGTGGTCAAAGATATTACCGAACGCAAACGGATTGATGAAGCCTTGCGGAAAATTGCCCAAAGCGATCCGGCTCCCGGCAGCATGGCGTTTCTGCGGTTTTTGGTAAGAGACCTCTGTCAGGCCCTGAATGTGCCCTATGCCATATTAGCGGAAATGGAATCCCCGGCCCGGCCGCGGACCCACACGGTCGCCATTTGGTCCAATGGGACTTTCGGGGAAAATATGCCGTGGACCCCTCCTCCGGCGATTTTTGAGCAACTTCTGAAAGTCAAAGGATGCCATGGAGACAATTTGGAAACCTCGCTCTTTCCTCCAGACTCTCCGCTCGGCTCATGGTCGATCATCAGTTATTTGGGAACGGCCCTCCGTGGCCAGACAGGACAAATTATCGGGATCCTGCTGGTCTTTAGCCCAATGGCCATTCGCAAAATCCATGTGGCCCAATCCATCATTCAACTGTTTGCTGCCAGGGCGGCCGGTGAACTTCAACGTAAAAAAGCCGAAGATGCGTTGCGGGATAGTGAGCAGCGTTACCGGGCTATCGTCGAACATGCCTATGATTTAATCATCGAAACCACCGCGACGGGTGAATGTCAGTACGTCACCCCGAATTGTCAAAAAGTCTTAGGCTATGAGGCAGCCGACATCCTGGGGAAAAATTTCTTTGACTTTATCCATCCCGAAGAACGGGGGCCGTTATCGGAGTCGTTTCATTCTCATCTCAAAACACTTCAGGAAATTGATATGGTATGTCGCCTGCAAACGAAACAATCGGAATGGCGATGGTTTGAAAGTCACATTCACCCCTTCCGAACCAGCATCGGGACGGTCGTGGGGGTGATCGTGACACGAGACATCACGGAATGGAAACGCCTGGAAGACGAACGACTACGGGCCACCAAACTTGAGTCGGTTGGCTTATTGGCCGGCGGCATTGCGCATGATTTCAATAATATTCTCACGTCGGTGTTTGCCAATATCGGACTGGCCAAAATGGTGACCGCAAAACAATCGCCGCCTCAGGGAGAAAAAGTCATTGAACGACTCGAGGCTGCGGAAAAAGCCTGTTTGCGAGCGCGGGATCTCACCAAGCAACTGCTCACCTTTGCGAAAGGCGGCGCCCCGGTCAAAAGCACGACTTCTGTGGCCTCTATTATTACCGACACGGTGCAATTCGCCCTACGAGGTTCCGCAGTCCGGTGCACCACGCATCTCCCCGATGACCTCTGGGCGATCGAAGTCGATGAAGGCCAAATCAGTCAGGTGATACAGAATCTCGTGATTAATAGCGACCAGGCCATGCCGGATGGAGGCACCATCAGCGTCGTCGCAAAAAATTGTCTGGTCACCCCTCAGACCGTGCTTCCCCTGAAACCCGGCAAGTATGTGTGTGTGTCCGTCGCGGACCAGGGCATCGGCATCCCTGACGATCATCTTCAAAAGATCTTCGATCCCTACTTTACAACCAAACAAAAAGGGAGCGGACTGGGCCTGGCCACGACCTATTCCATCATGAAACGCCATGGAGGGCACGTGGCCGTCACCTCTTCACTCGGCAACGGCACATGCTTCACCCTCTATCTCCCCGCCTCAACCTCCCTGTCCGCCAATAAGGATGAAACACCGGAAAGTCTCGTGCAAGGCGCGGGAAAAATTTTAGTCATGGATGATGAAGAAGACATCCAGGATGTCTTAGGAAAAATGCTCGAGCATCTCGGATTCGAGGTGGACTTTGCTGCCGACGGACTAAAAGCCGTGTCGCTCTACACCCAAGCCAGTCAGGACGGCCACCCGTATCTGGCCACCATCCTTGATCTCACGATACCCGGAGGAATGGGAGGCAAGGAGACGTTGCGCCTCATCAAAGACCATGATCCGGACGCGAAGGTCATCGTCTCCAGCGGGTACTCCAACGACCCGGTCATGGCCCATGCCAGCCAATTCGGATTCTCAGGCTTTATTGCCAAGCCGTATAATCTCCTCGATCTTTCTAAAGTTTTAACTCAGATCATTTGACAAATCATTCCATCAGGAAGATGGCAATGAAAAATGTTGAGCTAAGGCTTGCGGGGGGATAATGCCCCGTTCGGTAATAATCCCCGCAATCAGGTCGGCCGGGGTCACGTCAAATGCCGGATTCCAGACTTCCACACCGTGAGGGGCAATCATCCGGCCACTATGCAGGCAGGTCACCTCTGACGGGCTCCGCTCTTCGATGGGAATGCCGTTCCCATCCGCCGTCTCCATATCAATCGTCGATGAAGGCGCGGCCACATAAAACGGGATGCCATGGGCATGCGCTAAGACCGCCACAGAATACGTGCCGATCTTATTGGCCACATCGCCATTGGCGGCAATCCGGTCAGCCCCGACGACGCAACAGTGGATTCGGCCCTGGCGCATCAGAGCCCCGGCCGCATTATCCGTAATCACCGTCACAGGAATACCATCCTGCTGAAGCTCCCAGGCCGTCAGACGTGCACCCTGAAGGACCGGACGCGTCTCATCGGCAAAGACCCGAATCTGTTTGCCCTGCTCCCAGGCCGCCCGGACCACGCCTAATGCCGTCCCATATCCTGCCGTCGCCAAGGCTCCGGCATTACAATGCGTAAGTATATGGTCTCCATCACGAATGATCGCGGCGCCAAACCTGCCAATCGCCCGATTGACCCGAAGATCCTCCTCCAAAATCGCCAGGGCTTCTTCCTGTAATCGTTTCTGGATATCCTGAATTGTCGACGTGGAGATAGCCGTCAACACGCGTGTCATCCGGTCAACGGCCCAGAATAAGTTCACGGCGGTCGGACGCGTCGCGGCCAGGGTGCGGCACACGTTCTCCATATGGGCGGAAAATCCCTCAGAGTGAG
This region includes:
- the mtnA gene encoding S-methyl-5-thioribose-1-phosphate isomerase yields the protein MIPTVEWKNNHVVILDQRALPGDVRFLDCAGFEEVAEAIRNLSVRGAPAIGVTAALGIALGATQYADTHSEGFSAHMENVCRTLAATRPTAVNLFWAVDRMTRVLTAISTSTIQDIQKRLQEEALAILEEDLRVNRAIGRFGAAIIRDGDHILTHCNAGALATAGYGTALGVVRAAWEQGKQIRVFADETRPVLQGARLTAWELQQDGIPVTVITDNAAGALMRQGRIHCCVVGADRIAANGDVANKIGTYSVAVLAHAHGIPFYVAAPSSTIDMETADGNGIPIEERSPSEVTCLHSGRMIAPHGVEVWNPAFDVTPADLIAGIITERGIIPPQALAQHFSLPSS
- a CDS encoding TPM domain-containing protein; its protein translation is MTKSNRGFVGPFILMFVLAFSALSMGMTPKEQNLPTPLGYVSDYAHLLDEEWHKQIRSVCKDLESSSGVEMLVVTLPSISPLSHAQEYASRLYEAWRIGTAQQERGILLLVAVKERQAVVVVGKNLLSVVTPQQLDEISLKHLRPMFRSGEYGINIYRSAVSLSTLAARATLEKEKPKPQRSAAFWMNIAVVVLMFYALWRFTRPERRHPFPRWKNGEYWGTGQGGFGGNFGGFGGGTGGQGLR
- a CDS encoding FAD-dependent oxidoreductase, yielding MDLQTQVLIIGAGGGGAVLGLLLARKGIANIVLEQAAGPPQGLRGEILQPNGQEILQRLGLLEQLPVHAYKPVRFFHFRRSGGTRLCTIDYAMLPPPFNRALVMWPHVVHHTILDALKRENPEGLRYGACFRSLLRNGKGITGVKADIGGSQVTIGAQVVVGADGPFSEVRGALGIPTALHRYLDSYLVAMLESPTSLEESQYYVGKKSILGIFPAAGQKVYAFYMVSSDSLSQVKADGVPALREKWKTIAPELAPVFDSLQDWNQTAYMGTGRVRAKTWVQDGAVVMGDAAHGMNPHASQGRMQAMVDAVTLAEVLEHCHRTGNWSASNLKAFETQRRPQVTMLQRLADEEVFFWNTGNPLLGMLRDRVFSTMDKNPRLQYQVLTATAGLRTTSPFGWMDRFQAAGLLPDPRAHQIPDHARSA
- a CDS encoding hybrid sensor histidine kinase/response regulator, whose protein sequence is MTKNRQKTSKKISPVQSVEKWEQAFDALTDHVMILDSSGTIVWTNRAIRDQVQPHIGPLVGHHYRTPYYGTTIPKNPPPWETVLAGALSAVVETQFPTMPGDFLVSCYPLFDSQGIQWGAISVVKDITERKRIDEALRKIAQSDPAPGSMAFLRFLVRDLCQALNVPYAILAEMESPARPRTHTVAIWSNGTFGENMPWTPPPAIFEQLLKVKGCHGDNLETSLFPPDSPLGSWSIISYLGTALRGQTGQIIGILLVFSPMAIRKIHVAQSIIQLFAARAAGELQRKKAEDALRDSEQRYRAIVEHAYDLIIETTATGECQYVTPNCQKVLGYEAADILGKNFFDFIHPEERGPLSESFHSHLKTLQEIDMVCRLQTKQSEWRWFESHIHPFRTSIGTVVGVIVTRDITEWKRLEDERLRATKLESVGLLAGGIAHDFNNILTSVFANIGLAKMVTAKQSPPQGEKVIERLEAAEKACLRARDLTKQLLTFAKGGAPVKSTTSVASIITDTVQFALRGSAVRCTTHLPDDLWAIEVDEGQISQVIQNLVINSDQAMPDGGTISVVAKNCLVTPQTVLPLKPGKYVCVSVADQGIGIPDDHLQKIFDPYFTTKQKGSGLGLATTYSIMKRHGGHVAVTSSLGNGTCFTLYLPASTSLSANKDETPESLVQGAGKILVMDDEEDIQDVLGKMLEHLGFEVDFAADGLKAVSLYTQASQDGHPYLATILDLTIPGGMGGKETLRLIKDHDPDAKVIVSSGYSNDPVMAHASQFGFSGFIAKPYNLLDLSKVLTQII
- a CDS encoding HD domain-containing phosphohydrolase, yielding METTGTEPSVPQANILIVEDEEGPREALKVILSPYFNLFTVDRAEIAHQILKTHPIDLVTLDLKLPDLSGNDLLSQIRKDGKDVDVIIITGYGTLQSAIEAIRHGVAAYILKPFNVAELLDTINKTLERRRRYSSLQAALQAFGNLWASGIDVESALANIKTLLAAKHPELVQHGSRVNFYAALLIEHLQLTPEEQTAIQLGAYLHDIGKIGLHDHLIAGMHSPTEQDQELLKCHPTIGGKMVKGLPFHPCVEQIIRHHHEKYDGSGYPDGLIGEHIPLSARIVGLANIFDHFVTGYGPRTAMPVPEAREKIRQEAGKSVDPNLADLFAKVVW